One genomic segment of Amycolatopsis sp. Hca4 includes these proteins:
- a CDS encoding DUF1996 domain-containing protein — protein sequence MARNSRSPVTGKHRVARRTKIAMGAIGLAIAVGALAVAVTAGRTGEASADPADPSFYIDINKVPAGSNVNAALKGKGAKGSFTVDCGTNADGSHHNPDNFIAQPGIKNGAQHLHDYVGNVTTDADSSLKSLLAGGTTCKNGDKSAYFWPVIRIDREDNATNQSKNQKAKQEQQGKTGDVQQDKSQQDAKDAQEQRQGGGQAGRGARQQGDQNDGQQQDRQRRQQNNQQQDQNQQDQNQQNQQDQNQQQDKNQQDQNKNQQNQNQAQQEELGGPQGANEEVGDNDGEIIEPESATLKFIGGGARNVVAMPLGLKILYGDAKQSTNGPKNARPSWTCTGFEDRLTDKYPICPQGSKVERIHAFPNCWDGKNTDSADHRSHIVFADQQGKCPQGFKNVPQLQVTLVYNVPQDVQQNKQYKVDAFAQEEHNPKSDHDDFANVMSKQIMGRLVNCINSGKVCAE from the coding sequence ATGGCCCGGAATTCTCGGTCCCCCGTGACGGGCAAGCACCGCGTTGCCCGCCGAACCAAGATCGCGATGGGTGCGATCGGCCTGGCGATCGCCGTCGGCGCACTCGCCGTCGCGGTCACCGCGGGCCGCACGGGCGAAGCCAGCGCGGACCCGGCGGACCCGTCGTTCTACATCGACATCAACAAGGTTCCCGCCGGCAGCAACGTGAACGCGGCCCTGAAGGGGAAGGGCGCGAAGGGCTCCTTCACCGTCGACTGTGGAACGAACGCGGACGGCTCGCACCACAACCCGGACAACTTCATCGCGCAGCCCGGGATCAAGAACGGTGCCCAGCACCTGCACGACTACGTCGGCAACGTGACGACCGACGCCGACTCCAGCCTCAAGAGCCTTCTCGCCGGCGGCACCACCTGCAAGAACGGTGACAAGTCGGCGTACTTCTGGCCCGTCATCCGGATCGACCGCGAGGACAACGCGACCAACCAGAGCAAGAACCAGAAGGCCAAGCAGGAGCAGCAGGGCAAGACCGGCGACGTCCAGCAGGACAAGAGCCAGCAGGACGCCAAGGACGCGCAGGAGCAGCGTCAGGGCGGCGGCCAGGCCGGCCGGGGCGCCCGGCAGCAGGGCGACCAGAACGACGGTCAGCAGCAGGACCGGCAGCGCCGTCAGCAGAACAACCAGCAGCAGGACCAGAACCAGCAGGACCAGAACCAGCAGAACCAGCAGGACCAGAACCAGCAGCAGGACAAGAACCAGCAGGACCAGAACAAGAACCAGCAGAACCAGAACCAGGCGCAGCAGGAGGAGCTCGGCGGTCCGCAGGGCGCGAACGAAGAGGTCGGCGACAACGACGGCGAGATCATCGAGCCGGAGTCCGCGACGCTGAAGTTCATCGGCGGCGGCGCGCGGAACGTCGTCGCGATGCCGCTCGGCCTGAAGATCCTCTACGGTGACGCCAAGCAGAGCACCAACGGCCCGAAGAACGCCCGGCCCAGCTGGACCTGCACCGGGTTCGAGGACCGGCTCACCGACAAGTACCCGATTTGCCCGCAGGGCAGCAAGGTCGAGCGGATCCACGCCTTCCCGAACTGCTGGGACGGCAAGAACACCGACAGTGCGGACCACCGCAGCCACATCGTGTTCGCCGACCAGCAGGGCAAGTGCCCGCAGGGCTTCAAGAACGTGCCGCAGCTGCAGGTGACCCTGGTGTACAACGTCCCGCAGGACGTCCAGCAGAACAAGCAGTACAAAGTGGACGCTTTCGCGCAGGAAGAGCACAACCCGAAGTCCGACCACGACGACTTCGCGAACGTGATGAGCAAGCAGATCATGGGCCGCCTGGTCAACTGCATCAACTCCGGCAAGGTCTGCGCCGAATAA
- a CDS encoding SCO0930 family lipoprotein, whose product MNRARPAAAASITFAGLALVAACGTNPYATSGAVQPVVLGAQQQPASAVPAGATAQLMTSTVDALGTVLADGEGHTLYRYAKDTAEPSSANCAGPCATTWPPLISDAPAVAAGIDSALVGQVTRPDGRKQVTVAGWPVYRFAKDTGPGLALGRGVSADWAPITPAGEKAGTERPTLGTTQIDGLGPVLTDADGRAVYLFTKDGRGAGKSTCTGACAKKWPPLLANGRTTVPDGMDAGLVGRIRREDGTTQVTVGGWPAYTYAADTKPGEATGHGTGGTWFALEPNGCKAEPTQRPPVQQARATNPGGY is encoded by the coding sequence ATGAACCGTGCTCGCCCGGCTGCCGCCGCATCGATCACCTTCGCCGGACTCGCGCTGGTCGCGGCCTGCGGGACCAACCCGTACGCCACGTCCGGGGCCGTCCAGCCGGTGGTGCTCGGGGCGCAGCAGCAGCCGGCGAGCGCGGTTCCGGCCGGTGCCACGGCGCAGCTGATGACGTCCACAGTGGACGCACTGGGCACGGTGCTGGCCGACGGCGAAGGGCACACGCTCTACCGGTACGCGAAGGACACGGCCGAGCCGTCGAGCGCGAACTGCGCCGGCCCGTGCGCGACGACGTGGCCGCCGCTGATCTCCGACGCCCCGGCGGTGGCCGCCGGGATCGACAGCGCGCTGGTCGGCCAGGTCACCCGGCCCGACGGCCGCAAGCAGGTCACGGTCGCCGGCTGGCCGGTCTACCGGTTCGCGAAGGACACCGGGCCGGGCCTCGCGCTCGGCCGCGGGGTCAGCGCGGACTGGGCCCCGATCACGCCGGCGGGGGAGAAGGCGGGCACCGAGCGGCCGACCCTCGGCACCACGCAGATCGACGGCCTCGGGCCCGTCCTCACGGACGCGGACGGCCGCGCGGTGTACCTGTTCACCAAGGACGGCCGCGGTGCCGGCAAGTCCACCTGCACCGGCGCGTGCGCGAAGAAGTGGCCGCCGCTGCTCGCGAACGGCCGCACCACGGTCCCCGACGGGATGGACGCGGGCCTGGTCGGCCGCATCCGCCGCGAGGACGGCACCACACAGGTGACGGTGGGCGGCTGGCCGGCGTACACGTACGCGGCGGACACCAAGCCCGGAGAGGCCACCGGCCACGGAACGGGCGGCACGTGGTTCGCGCTGGAGCCGAACGGCTGCAAGGCGGAGCCCACGCAGCGCCCACCGGTCCAGCAGGCCAGAGCGACGAACCCCGGCGGGTACTGA
- a CDS encoding zf-HC2 domain-containing protein encodes MAGSPHTDVAAYVLGVLSEAENSQFEAHLMNCPHCQLDLIELYQLPDVLDLVKRSWPEPPMPAPGPRTLSPGPRVLRGLMEEAAVKRRRRRRIGILAGAAAAAAVIAGPLVTLAVRPADAVPPASLAAPSNKQPPPATSVPATSTAPPGGAPGQPGGGQTYGRGSGGSAVSALVTVSPVEWGSRVELELRGIVGPVKCQLVAVPATGAERVVSSWSVPPKGFGIPGSPEPLRLQGSVSLAMDQISRFEVRGEDGTVLVVVQR; translated from the coding sequence GTGGCCGGATCACCGCACACCGACGTCGCCGCCTACGTGCTGGGCGTCCTCAGCGAAGCCGAGAACTCCCAGTTCGAAGCCCACCTGATGAACTGCCCGCACTGCCAGCTCGACCTGATCGAGCTCTACCAGCTGCCGGACGTGCTCGACCTGGTGAAGCGCAGCTGGCCGGAGCCCCCGATGCCCGCGCCCGGCCCGCGCACGCTGTCCCCGGGCCCGCGGGTGCTGCGCGGCCTGATGGAAGAGGCCGCGGTCAAGCGCCGCCGCCGTCGCCGGATCGGCATCCTCGCCGGGGCCGCGGCCGCGGCGGCCGTGATCGCCGGCCCGCTGGTGACCCTCGCGGTCCGGCCGGCCGACGCAGTCCCGCCCGCCTCGCTCGCCGCCCCGAGCAACAAGCAGCCGCCGCCGGCGACGAGCGTCCCGGCGACGTCCACCGCGCCGCCCGGCGGTGCCCCCGGCCAGCCCGGCGGCGGCCAGACCTACGGCCGCGGCAGCGGCGGGTCGGCCGTCAGCGCCCTGGTCACCGTTTCGCCGGTGGAGTGGGGCAGCCGCGTCGAGCTCGAGCTGCGCGGGATCGTCGGGCCGGTGAAGTGCCAGCTGGTCGCCGTCCCGGCCACCGGGGCCGAGCGCGTCGTCTCCAGCTGGTCGGTGCCGCCCAAGGGGTTCGGCATCCCCGGCTCGCCCGAGCCGTTGCGGCTGCAGGGCTCGGTCTCCCTGGCGATGGACCAGATCAGCCGGTTCGAGGTGCGCGGCGAAGACGGCACGGTCCTCGTCGTCGTCCAGCGCTGA